From bacterium HR17:
CACAAGGGCTAACCGGTGTGTGTCTGTGGCGACGATGTCCAAAGATGCACCGTCTTCTTTGCGGAAATGCACACCGGTGTAAACGCCCATCGTCAGGTCTGACGAAGCGGCAAAGAACACCTTGCGCAACGCCGATGCCAACTGGTCACCGTCAAGGGCAAACGGTTCCCCCCACGCACTTTCTTCTGGTGGGAGGGGAAACTCGTCCGCGGGCAGAATGGGCAGCCGATATTCGGCGTTGCCAAACCGTAGGTTCATGCGCCCAGCGCCCTCGGTCTCTGGCGGTGCTTCCAGTTCCACAAGGTCGCTGTCCAACGATGTGAGGATCGCACGCCACTCTTTGCCAGCGACTGCGACGCGCCCTGGTTCCTCTACTTCCGCAGCGACGGACCACTCTAACCACAAAGTGAGGTTCGTCGCCGCCATGCGCAAGGTCTGTGTCTCCTGCGCCTCTAACAAGATGTGCGAAAGGATGGGCAAAGTCGTGCGCGCACCGACAGTCGCTGCGTTGAGAGACCGCGCCGCTGTTTCTAACGCACGGCCGGCAACACGACACCGCATAAACCACGAACCTCCTCGCGCCAGTTGCATGAGATTTTGCCAGAAACGCTATGTGCTGCCCGCACAGAAGCAAGAAAAAAACAAGGCGACGGAGTTGCTATCTCGCTGCGCTATGGACCCGATGAAGTATGGGCAGGAACCGACCCCGTCGTCAATACCCGGCGGGTGCCTCCCGTCACTTCACTGGCGCAACAACGCGACGATAACTTTTTTGACATCTGTGAGGGAAATGGACGAACCGGACGCGAACGCAGTGACGACCTTGCGCTTCCCTTTACCCGGTTCGCTCAATTCGTGGACAGTTTTGCCGTTGATGACGATCGCAGGGCCGGTGAGCCGCAAGGCTTGCAGGCGAGATTGTCCCTCCCGCGTCGCCAGCGAATAGACTCGGACGCTCAGCGCGTCACCGTATTGCTTTTTCAGCGCCTGCAACTGTTCTATTGCGTCAGCGAAGAAGGTGTAAATGGAGGCTTGACGGCTGGGTGTGAGGACTTCCACGACGACTTTGGGCTTTCCCTTCGTCGGCTCGGATAGCAAGGGAGTTGCCGCTACACCGCTCACGATTTGTTGTCCGCGCACCCGCAAACGCTGTAGCACCGCCGGCTCAAAACCTTTTCCGTATTGTCGCGCCATCTCTTGGTGCACGACTTCTATGAGGTCAGTGGAGTTGTAGGTGGACATGGGGTCGTTGGGTTTGCGCATGCAGATAACCGTCCGCTCCTTACCGTCCTGTTTGATCTTCCATTGGTTTTTGCCGTTGACGAACACGGAAGCGCAGTGGACGCCGTGACTGGCTAACTCTTGCTGCCCCTTGGACGAATTCATGTCGTAGATTTCCACGCGGACTCGTTTGGGGTCCGCTTTTGCGATTTCCTGCAAGATTTGGATGGTCTGCATGTGGCACTCCACGCCTAACGGGACAACGGCGACGACCCTTACCTTGGCGTCTGGGTTACCCAGCGTGTTACCCTTACCGCTTCCCAAAGCGACCGCAGGGACATGCTCCGGCTTTTGCTCGGATGCCGATGCCTCCTGTGGCACCGGCAACTGTTCGCTTTGTTCGGCGCGGGAGGTTAAACGGTTCAAACCGTAAAGGACGGCGACGGCAGCGAGGAGCACGACGACGATCCCCAACGATGGGCGTTTCATTGCCCGACACCTCCCAAGCGTTGGCGCACCAAGCGCTCCAACCGTTCGGGGTCAGGCGCTCGGCGCACCGAAATTATGACGCCGTTGACAACGACCGTCGGCGTCATGACGACACCGAAGCGGTCTGCTTCTTCGTCCAGCACACTGATGACGCGCACCGTCACGCCGTCATATTTTTCCGCCACCAACCGCGCCACTTCTCGCGCCCGCAGGCATTGCTCGCACGGCTCCACTGACTCAATGATGAGGATCTCCACACCGGCGCTCACGCCAAGCCCGCCCCCTCAAAGAAGCAGGGGCAATTTTCGTCGCAGACGCCGATCTCTTCGGGCAGCGTAATTTCCCGCAGCAAAGACACGACCGCTTTCGTCTGCTCAACGGCGTAGTCAATCTCATCTGCTGTCGTAAACTTGCCCCACGAAAACCGCACCGAGCAAAACGCAGCCATTTCACTTAATCCCATCGCCCGCAACACATGCGACGGCTTCAACGCCCCCGACGAACAAGCCGAGCCGACAGAGACACAAACGCCCCGTTGTCCCAAGTTGGCTTGCACCGCCAGCGCATCGGCGCCCAGCAAACAAACATTTGCCGTTGACGGCAAAGTGTGCTGGCGATGCCCGTTCAGTCGCGTCATCGGCAGTTCGTCCAGCAAGCGCAAGAAGCGTTGACGCAACGCCCAAAGGTGGCGGACGATAGCGTCAAAATCGCACCGGGCAATTTCCGCCGCTTTACCCAACCCGACGATGCCGGCGACGTTTTCCGTCCCCGCCCGCAGCCCGTGCTCTTGGTGCCCGCCCCGCAACAATGGCTCAACGACGACGCCTTTGCGAATGTAAAGGGCGCCGACACCTTTCGGTCCATAAAACTTATGCGCCGATAGCGCCAGCAAGTCCAC
This genomic window contains:
- the nifS gene encoding Cysteine desulfurase NifS, with protein sequence MAAEVMTAAKVAVREVYLDYNATTPVDPAVREAMLPFLSGEFGNPSSVHPPGRRVRKAVEHAREQVAQLLNAADPAEIVFTSGATEANNMALLGTTLLAGRTSGHIITTQIEHPCVLGVCQFLERCGFRVTYLPVDRHCRVDSASVLDALTDDTLLVSVMLANNETGTLQPVAEIARLVKAHRPEVLVHTDAVQAIAKVPVDVQVLGVDLLALSAHKFYGPKGVGALYIRKGVVVEPLLRGGHQEHGLRAGTENVAGIVGLGKAAEIARCDFDAIVRHLWALRQRFLRLLDELPMTRLNGHRQHTLPSTANVCLLGADALAVQANLGQRGVCVSVGSACSSGALKPSHVLRAMGLSEMAAFCSVRFSWGKFTTADEIDYAVEQTKAVVSLLREITLPEEIGVCDENCPCFFEGAGLA